CCGGATGAAGCCCACCGCAAGCTCCGCTATGCGGGGTGCGTCGTTGTCCAGGGTGGCGACGTGGTAGGAGTCCTCGAGCCGGACCAGCTCCTTGTGCTCGCTGCCGACCTTCTCCAGGAAGTAGGGGCCGTTGTCGGGTGGGACGACGTGGTCCTCGGTCGACTGCAGGATGAGCGCCGGGCAGCGCACCTCCGGCAGCAGGTCGTCGGTTGCGCGCATGAGCGCCATGAGCTCCTTCATCGCCGGGACGGGCATCTCGTCGTAGACGAGCTCCTCCACCCCCGCCTTCTTTATGTCCGAGCCCACGCCCGGTAGCGTCGGCGGGGCGTCGGGGGAGAGGACGATCCTGGCGAGCTCGGGGTTTCCGAGGAAGACGCAGCCGTTTATCGGGATCACGCCGCGCACCACCTCGGGGTGCGTCGCGCCGAGGTAGAGCGAGAGCGTCCCGCCCATCGAGAGCCCGCAGACGAAGACGGTGCGGGTGCGCTCCTCCAGCCAGGCGAGGCCTTCCTCGAGAGAAGAGATCCAATCCTGCGCCGTGCTCCTCGCCATCTCCGAGACGCTCGTCCCGTGACCGGCGAGCCGCGGGCCCTCGACCGTGAACCCCTCGCGGGCGAGGGCCTCCCCGAGCGGGCGGACGCTCTGGGTCGTTCCGGTGAACCCGTGCGAGACGAGGACGCCGACATCGCCACCCTCGAAGCGGAAGGGCTCCGCTCCTTCCATGACCCGTTCGGACATTTGTTTCCTCCTCAGGAGCCGTTTATCGCGCGCTCGGCGAGCCGGGTGCCTTCGACCATGTTGGAGAGCTTCTCGTAGGCCACCTCCCAGGTGCGGGTCCTGAGGCCGCAGTCGGGGTTGACCTCGATGCGCTCCGGGCCGAGGACGTCGGCGGCGTGGAGGATGCGGTCGCGCACGAGCTCCGCAGGCTCTATGAAGTTCGTGTGGATGTCCAGGACCCCTAGCCCGATCTTGCCATCCCAGGCACTCTCGGCGAACTTCTCCAGGATGGCGTAGCCGGGCCTGTCTTCGGGTTTCCTGCCGGGTTCGCGCGAGTCGCGGTTTGCGAACTCGAGCTGCAGCTCGTAGCAGTCCACGAGGTCCTCGATATGCGGGAAGAGACATGCGTAGTCCGAGAAGCAGATGTGCATGCTCGTCCGGGCGTCTATCCCTTCGCGGGTCGCGTTGAAGGTCTCTACGACGAGCGGGACCTCCTCCGGGCGGGTGGTGGCGGCGGGCTCGTCTATCTGCACCCACTCCGCTCCGGCCTCGACGAGCCCCTCCACGTTGGGCCGTATCACCTCGCGCGCGACGTCGAGCCCGAACGCCCGGCGCGCCTCGGCCCGCCGGCTGGCGGAGGCCCCGAGCATGCTGCCCGCGGCGTAGTACTCGTCGTAGGACCAGTCCAGGATGGTGTAAGCCCCGGTGAAGGGCACCTTGACCACCCTGTCGGTGTGCTCGCGCACGAAGAGGAACTCCTCCAGGTCGTAAGGGGATTCCACCCTCGGGCGCTCGACGACGGCGGCCTTCGTGTAGTACTTGTTGTCGAAGGAGCGGACCGTGCCCCGGCTCTCGAAGCCGCGGGCGTGGCGCGCGACGTGGTCGTACATCTCGCTGCGGCGCTGCTCGCCGTCGTAGACGACGTCGAGCCCCGCGCTCTCGAGCAGCCGTATCGCGTACAACGCGGCGAAGTCCTGTATCTCGGCCCTCTCCTCTTCGGTGAAGCCCTCACCCTTCGCTAGGAGTTCGAACAGGCGCTCCCGCCCCTCGACCCCGAGGCGTTCCCCCCACCGGCGGGCCTCCTCGACGTCCTCACTCCCGACCGGACGGCCGGAGACGGACTTCACCCGCCAGCCCGGCTTGGCGAGGCTCCCTATCTCGCGGGTGGTGAAGCGGATCTCGCTCATCTTCCTAACGTTCCTCCTTCGTGATCCTTGCGGCCTCTCCGAGGAGGGCCAGCTTCTGGCGGGCGATCTTCTCCGGCACGAACTGCAGGTCCCCGTTCGGGACCAGGTGCAGCTCCGCCCCTTCCTCCAGCTCTCCGAGCAGCTCCGCGGCGAACCGGGCGATCTCCTGCGGCTTCTCCAGGAGCGAGTTGCGGGAGTCTATGACCCCGGCCAAGAGCGTCTTCGGGAACGGGCGCGGCAGCGCCTCGACGTCGGTCGCGTAGAAATCCACCCCGATCGCGGCGACGTCGAGCTCCACCAGCTCACCGAGAACCTCCCCCGCGTCCCCGAACGGGAGCTGCAGCGCGAGCGGCAGGGGGCTCTCGAGGGCGTCCAGCGCCCGGCTCAGGGGGGAGACGTCGACGTTCCCGCCGAAGAGCGCGGCCTCCTGCAGCACGACGAGCGCGCATCCCCTCTGCGCGAGGTGCCTGATCTGGGGCCCTATGACGTTCGCCGCGATCTCCTCGGCCTCGATCCCCCCCGTGGAGAGAGCGGCGAAGGAGTGGGGGGAGGGGAGCGTCGCCACCCATCCCCCGGCGGGGAGCTCGGAGAACGCGAAGTAGGGCTCGCCGAGCGGCTCGGCGAGGCTCACCCTGCCGCCGGCGGGAGAGGGTGCCCGGAAGAACGTGTTGGTGTTCAGGAAACGGGTGAGGGGGCCCGGCTCGATACCCTCCGAGGCCTCGGCGAACGGGCGAAAGATGTCCTGCCAGACGAGGAGCCCGTCCGAGACGTAGTCCAGCCCGGCCTCCCGCTGCGCCTCGAGGAGGCGCCCGAGGTCTTCTTCCCTCCTTCTCTCTACCTCTTTCTCCGTCGTCCGCTTCCTCTCCAGATCCCGGGTGGCCTGCACCAGCTCCTCGGAGCGGGCGTAGATCCCGGGCGCGTAGGCTTTAATCTGCGGCATCTCCTCTCCTTCCCTTTTCTAACTGCGCGAGTGGGGCCTCTCTGCGGCCTCCATGACCGCCGCGGCGAGCTCCGGCGCGCCCGCCGGGGGCATTATGTACGCTCCGGAGACGAGATGCTGCGTCCGGGCGAGGATCTCCTGCGCGACCTCGACCCCGTAGAGCGGGGCATCCTCGGGGGAGAGGTCCGCCAGGCGGCGGCGGATGCGCTCGGGGATGCTGATGCCCGGCACCTCGTGGTGCAAGAACTCCGCCTGCCGGGCGCTCCTCAGCGGCAGGAGCCCGAGGAGGAGCCTCACCCTCTCGTCCCCTATCTCCTCCAGCGCCCGCTCGAGCGCCCCGACCTCGAAGACCGGCTGGGTCCAGAAGGCGTGTGCCCCCGCCTCGAGCTTGCGCCGAAGCCGCTCGACCTCCGAGCGCAGATCCTCCGCCGTCGGGTTGAAGGCCGCTCCGATGAGGAAACCCGGCGCCCGTCCGACCGAGTTGCCCGCGAGATCCTCCCCCGCGTTCATCCTGGAGAGGATGTGGATCAGGCCGATCGAATCCGTGTCGAAGACGCTCGTGGCCTCGGGGTAGTCCCCGATCTGGGCCGGGTCCCCCGTGACGGCGAGGATGTTCTTCACCCCGAGGGCGGCGGCCCCGAGCAGGTCGGCCTGCAGCCCGAGGATGTTGCGGTCGCGGCAGGAGATGTGCGCGACGACCTCTATGCCGGCCTCCTCCTGCACCACCTTCGCCGCCGCCACCGGGTGCATCCTCAGGCGCGCCCGGGCCCCGTCGGAGATGTCTATCGCGTCCGCCCCCCTCTCCTTCAGGAGGCGGGCGGCCTCGACGACGCCGGAGATGTCGTTCCCGCGCGGGAGGTCGACCTCGACGGCGATCGCGAAGCCTTCTTCCAGCCTCTCGGCGAGCCGGGTGGCTGGCCCCGATCTCACCGTCCCGTCGTCGGACCTCTTCGCCGCGGCCTGCGGGCGGGTCGTCCTACGCTCCGGTACGAAGTCTTCGAGCGCCCGGGCTAGGGCGGCTATGTGCTTCGGGGTGGTGCCGCAGCAGCCACCGATGAGGCGGGCCCCGGCGGCGGCGAGGGTCAGCCCGCGGGCGGCGAAGTGCTCGACGTCTTGGGTGTAGCGCACCCGGCCGTCGACGAGCTGCGGCAGTCCGGGGGTGGGGTAGGCGGCGATCGGGCCGGCGACGGCGGACATCTGCTCGACGATCCCGGCCATCCGCTGCGGGCCGACGGTGCAGTTGGCCCCGACGAGGTCCACCCCCCACGAAGAGAGCTCGCGCGCGACCCGCTCGGGGAGTCCTTCGGCGAGCGTCTCACCGTCCTCGACGAAGGTCTTGGAGGCGATGACGGGAACGCCGAAGGCGCGGATCGCCTCGTAGGCCAGGCGCAGCTCCCGCAGGTCGGTGAAGGTCTCCAGGATCAGGGCGTCCGCCCCTCCTTCGAGGAGCGCCTCGGCCTGCTCGGCGAACGCCTCCCTGGCCTCCTCCGGAGTCAGGCTCCCCACCGGGGAGAGCGGCATACCGAGCGGGCCTATCGCGCCGAGCACCAGCACCTCCGTGGAGGCTCTTTCGGCGGCCTCTTTCGCGAGAGCGGCCCCGGAGAGGTTTATCTCGCGCACCCTGTCCTCCAGGGCGTGCTCGGCGAGCTTGATGCGGCTCGCGGCGAACGTGTTCGTCTCTATCGCCCGGGCCCCGGCGCGCACGTACTCCTCGTGCGCCCCTCGGACGAGATCCGGATGTGTGAGGTTCGCCCGGGCGTAGGGATGCCCGTAGCCCACGCCACGTTCCGCCAGCAGGGTCCCCATCGCGCCGTCGCCGACGAGGACCCTCCCGTCGAGGTATTCTCTCAGGTTCGTCTTCAAAACCACCAGCCTCTCTCCGCTTCGTCGATCTTCGCGCGGAGGAGAGGCCGCGGAAAGCTCTGCGGCCCATCTCTCGGAGTCTCCTCCGCGGGAATTGGCACCTGGCGCGGGACTTTCCGCCCGCCGGTTGCCGCGGCTTCGCAGGGCCCGTCCCTCCACCGCTCTTGATGAGCTCGCGGGAATTACACCACGATCGTGGTGGCGTTGCAATCGCCGCGTGGTCGACTGCGGCTCTGGACGTTTGCATCTCTCGTGCGAACCGCCACACCGCAGGTTGGGCTCGCGTCGTTCTTCGGGCCCAATCACGACGGGATGTGGGTCTCAGGAGGGTTCTTCGAGCAGGCCGGCTGTGGAGAGGATGGCCGGGAGTTGTTCGCGGATCTTCGGGTGGCTGAGGAGACCCTGGTGGCTTCCCTCGTACCAGACGATCCGTGGGCTTCCCCAGTGGCGCCACAGCCGCTCGGGCTGGGATGGAGGGACGACCCGGTCGGCGTTGCCGGCGAAGATGGCGAGCCTCTCCGGGGGGAGGAGGGGATCGAGGGCGAGAGGTGAGATGACGCGGCTCAGCAGCGCCAGTTTCCGCTCGTCGAGGCCGGAAGCCTCGAGGCTCTTCACCGCGGCGCTCGGGGCGGCGTTCCAGAACATGTCCGGGTAGTCGGAGGGGGGATTGCTGGCCACGACGCACTCGAGGTCGCGCTCGAGTCCGCACAGCAGCGCGGCGACGTAGCCTCCGAGGGAGTGTCCCAGGACGCCTATGGCCGGGGCTCCCTCCAGGCGCAGCCGGACGGTGATCCTGCGGATGTCCCAGAGTGCCTGGGACGCTGCGTGCAACGTGTCCATTATGTCCCCGGAGAGCACCCGGTCTCCGCTTATGAGCCCGATCTTTCGCGGGCCGTGGGTCGGGAGCACCGGGATCAAGACGTTGAGGCCCAGCTCGCGGTGCAGGTAGTCCGGCTCGAAGAGCGAGAGGTCCAGCCTGGGGGAACCCATGCGGATGCCGGGTATGCACACCAGCCACGGGCGCTGCTCCCCTTCGTGCCGCAGGACCCAGGCGCAGGCGGTGCGGTTGCTCTCGTAGGAGAGCCAGCGCTCGTATCCCGGCTCTGCGGGGTGCGGCTCGTAGCCGCTCTCGTAGGTTATCTGCTCGAAGGCGGTCCTGCGGACGTGACGCCTCCTTACGCGGACCTCGTTCACCGGGGGCGGGGTGCGGTGGTAGAGGGCCGGCCTCGCCAGCCACCCCTTCTCGTCGAAGAGCGCGAGCGCCGCTTCCGCCTCTTCCGAGACCCGTCGGGCCCGCTCCCCGGTCAGGAGCGGCCACGTCGTGAGAGCGAGGTAGCACATCGAGGCCTCGTCCTCGGCGGCGCGAGCGGCCAGCTTCACGCCGATCTTCGGCTGCGGGACCCCCTCGGGCAGCTTCTCCCGGACGAGCGAGGCGTAGCCGGTCAGGACGAAGCCCGTGGCGGAGAGCACGAGGAGGACGGCGGCGGCTGGTCCCGCGACCGCGAAGTAGGGGATGGCGAACACCGTCCCGAGCAGGGAGCCGAAGGCCATGAAGTGTCGGATGCGGGCGTTGCCGGCCCACAGGAGGTCCGAGAGCCCGGCCGCGAAGAGCAGCGCTCCCGGCGGCCATCCCAGGAGCACGCCCCACCCTCCATCCCGTGCCCCGCTCCAGAGCCAGGCTCCGCCGAGCACGATCGGCCAGAGGGTGGAGAGGAGCAGGATCAGGTGCCGCCTTCTGGGGTTCTCCCGAAGGTCCTCGTCGTGTTCCTTCTCCCTATCCTGCGGCATCAGGGTCGTCCCCGGTGTTTGACAGCAGGACGCAACGAGCTACTCGTACTGTACAGCCTCCACGATGTCCTTTCTCGCGGCCGTCCGGGCCGGAAGGAGCCCGGCGAGCACCCCGATCACGAGCCCCGCAAGGATCGCGTAGAGGGCCGGGAGCGTCGGGTAGTAGAAGGAGATGTCGAAGCCGTTCGCCCCGGTCCCGCGCACGAAGAGGTACCCCAGGAAAGAGCCCAGCGCCACCCCCAGCAGGCAGCCGATCACGCTTATCACGACCCCCTCGTCCACGATCAGCCGCCCCACCTGCAGCCTGGTGGAGCCGATGGCCCGGAGGATGCCTATCTCCCGCGTGCGCTCGAAGACGCTCATCGAGAGGGTGTTGACCACCCCGAACGCCGAGACCGCCACCGAGACGCCCATGATCGCGTAGAAGAACACGTACTGCTGCTCGAAACTGCGCTCTATCGAGGCCTTCCACTCGGCGTTCGAGTAGAGCGTGAGCTGTGGGTAGTCTTTGATGATCTCTTTTATCCTGTGCGCCACGGCCTTGCGATCGGCGCCGGGGGCGACCTTTATGGCGAGGAATCTGTCTCCGCCCACGTTGAAGTCCCGCGCGAGCGCTCTCTTGGAGATGTAGACGCCCGTGCCCCCGCCGAGGATGTCGTTGTCGACTATCCCAGCGACCCGGTAGTGACGGGTGCCTTTCGGGCTCGGCACGGATACCTCGGAGCCGACCCCGAGGTGCTGGGAGCGGGCGAGCTGCTTGCCGATGATCGCCTGACCGTGCTGGAGCTTAGAGAAAGCCCCCCTGCCCACGCCCTTGCCGGAGGCGTAGTTGATCCTGAAGATGTCCGTGTAGTTTCTGTCCAGCCCGAAGATGAAGAAGACCTGGCCTCCGCGGGCCTGTACGGTGGAGGAGATGCCGGTCGTCTCCTCCACGCCGGGGATCTTCCCTATCCTGTGGGCTATCCTGGAGGAGAAGACTATGTTCGAGTTCTGCGCCGTGGGCTCGACGACGTAGTCGCTGCCGAGAGAGTTGTCCAGGTAAGCCCGGATCGAACCGAGCAGGCTCCCTCCCAGGGTGGCGAAGGCTATGACGAGGGCGATGCCGATCATGAGCGCCGAGGCCGTGAGCGCCGTCCTGCCCGGGTTGCGGGTGGCGTTGGCCGACGCCATTCGCCCTTCGACCCCGAAGAGGAGCCTGAGCAGAGGGGAGAACCCCGCGGCCATCGGCCTGACGAGCGCAGGGACCAGGAGAGAGATGCCCAGGAAGATCGCGATGACCCCGGCTATGCCGGAGGCGTAGACGAGCCCCTGCAGCTGGGCCGAGAGGTGCTTCGCCAGGTAGTAGGTCCAGGGGATGCCCCCTCCGGCGAGGACCACACCGGCGATGGGCGAGAGCCTGGCGACGCGGCCGCGCCGCCTCCCCCCGCTGGAAGCGCTGCGGGAGCGCATCGCCTCCACCGGGCTCACCCGGCCCGCGCGCAGCGCCGGGTAGAGGGCGGCGAGCACCGTGATCAGCACGCCTATCACCACCGCCGAGACGAGCGCGAACGGTGAGACGTCCACCCGCTCTATCTGGAAGTGGAATGCCCGGCCGAAGAGGTAGGAGAGACCTCGGGCCATCAGGTAACCGAACGCGAGCCCCGCGATGGAACCCAGCACCCCCAGCGCGGCGGCCTCCGTGATGACCGAGCGGGCGATCATCGAACGCGTCGCCCCGAGCGCCCGGAGCATCCCGAGCTCCCGGGTCCGCTCCAGGACGGTCATCGAGAGCGCGTTGAAGACCAGGAACGCCCCGACGAAGAGCGAGGTCCCGGCGAAGAACAGGAGCGCGAGCTCGAAACCCTGGAACTGGCTGTTCGCCTCGCGGGTGCGGGTCGAGGAGAGCTGGGCCGTGAGCCCTCTGCCGAGCGAGGAGTCGAGCTCCTTCCTGAGCCGCTCGACCGGCACCCCCTTCGCCGCCTGCACGGCCACACCCGAGATCCTGTGCGGGTAGCCGAACTCCTTCTGGACGAAGCGCAGCGGGGCCATGCCGAAGGCGATCCCTCCGAAGGAGCCACCCGGCGTCCTGAGCGTACCCACCAGCTTCATCCGCACCACGCCGCCCGGCGTCCCCACGCGCACCTTCTGTCCCACCCTGAGCCCCGCGGCCTTCGCGGTGCCGGCGTCGAGCATCAGCTCGGCCCCGCTCCTCGGGTAACGCCCCTTCGCCAGGCTGAAGCCGGTGGCGAAGGCGGCGCTCTTCGGCTCCACCCCGAACAGACGCATGCTCTCCACCCGCGGGCTTCCTCCCTTGCCGCCGAGGATGAGCGAGGAGGGTACCGAGAGCCGGGGGGCCGCCGAGCCCACGTCGGGGTTCGAGCGGATCTCGCCGAGCCTGGATTCGTCGAAGGTGCCGTTGCCGCCCTGCGCGGTGACGGTTATCTCCGCCGCACCGTAGGCCTTCGAGTAGAGCTCGGTGAACGTCTTCGACATCGTGTTGGAGAGCGTGATCACGCCGAAGACTATCCCCACGCCGAGGACGATGCCTATCGCGGTGAGCGTGGTGCGCTGGGGTCTGGCGCCCAGGTTGCGCACGCTCAGCTGCGAGAAGCGCCTGAGCTTCACCCCTGACCCGCCGACTCCAGCGTCTTTATCCGCTCCAGGATCTCGTCCGGAGAGAGCCCTCTGGCCTCGCTCACTATGCGTCCGTCGGCCAGGAAGATCACGCGGTCCGCCGTACCCGCGGCGCGGGCGTCGTGGGTGACCATGATCGTGGTCTGCCGGTAGCGGCTCGCGGACTCCCGCAGGAGCGAGAGTATCTCGCCCCCGGTCCGGGAGTCGAGGTTGCCGGTCGGCTCGTCGGCGAGCACGATGTCCGGGTTGCGCAGCAGGGCCCGCGCTATCGCGACCCGCTGCTGCTCGCCGCCGGAGAGCTCGTCGGGGCGGTGCGTCCTGCGGCCCTCGAGCCCCACCAGATCCAGCAGCTCCGAGAGACGGCCCTCGTACTTGGAGGCCCTCTCGCCCGCGATGAGCGCGGGGAGAAGGATGTTCTCTTCTGCCGAGAGCGTCGGGATGAGGTTGAAGAACTGGAAAACGAAGCCCATCCGCTCCCGCCGCATCAGGGTGAGCTTCCTGTCGGAGAGGCCCGAGAGGTCCTGCCCGCCGACGATCACCCGCCCCGAGGTGGGTTTGTCCAGGCCCCCCAGGATGTGCAGCAGGGTGCTCTTCCCCGAGCCCGAGGCGCCCATGATCGCCGTGAACTCGCCGGTCGGGAAGCCCGTCGAGACGCCGTCGAGCGCCCGCACGGCGGTCGGGCCTTCGCCGTAGACCTTGACCAGGTCCAGAACCTCGACCGCGATGCCAGAGTCCAGCCGCACACGCCGAGTATACCCCGAGATGAGGAGGAGACGTTTCGTAACCTCGCTGCTACAATACCCTTCGACCGTGACCTTCTGCTTCCCGCCCGGCGCGGGAAGCCGCCATCGCGAGACCACAGGAGGTAGAGAATTTTGGAGAACGCCTACGAGGTCATGCTCATCGTGATCCCCGAGCTCGACGAGGAGCAGGTCGAGAGCACGGTCGGCCGCTTCCGCACGATCATCGAGCGCACCGGTGGGGAGATCCTGAACGTGGATCAGTGGGGCAAGAGACGGCTCGCCTACGAGATAGACCACCGCTCCGAGGCCTACTACGCGGTGATACACTTCACTGTCGGCGAGAGGACCCTCGTCGAACTCAAGCGCATCCTGCGCGTCTCCGACGACGTTCTGCGGCACATGATCGTGAAGCTCCCTCCCGGCTACGCGGAGTCGCTGCGCGAGGAGGAGAGCGTCGAGGCGGCAGGATAGAAGCGGATCGCGAGGAGGTAGCACGAGAACATGAGCACCAAGGGCAAGGGATCCGGCGGCGGGCGCTCCGGCAAGAACAAGCCGTGCGTCTTCTGCAAGGAGAACGTCACCTACGTCGACTACAAGGACTACAACACCCTCAGGCGCTTCATCTCCGACCGGGCCAAGATCCGGGCGCGCCGCGTCACGGGGCTGTGCCCCAAGCACCAGCGGGAGACCGCCCGGGCGATAAAGCGGGCCCGGGAGATGGCGCTGCTTCCCTACATCGCCGGACGCTAGAGGGGGCTTCTCTGAGATGCAGGTGATACTCACACAGGACGTCGAGAAGGTCGGGAACCGGGGCGAGATCGTCGACGTGAGCCGCGGCTACGTCCGCAACTTCCTGGTGCCGCGCGGGCTCGCGGAGGTGGCGACCCCCGCGAAGCTCGAGGAGGCTCGCAGGAGGATGCAGGAGGCCGCCGAACGCGAGCGGCGGCTCGCCGAGCGGGCCGTCGAGATCGCCGAGACGCTCAACAAGAGCGTCATCACGATCGAGGCCCGCACCGGCGAGGACGAGCGGCTCTTCGGTTCGATCACCGCGGCGAACATCGCCGAGGCCATAGAGCAGGCGCGCGGCATCCACCTCGACCGCCGCAAGATACGCCTCGAGGAGCCGATAAGGTCGCTCGGGACGCACCAGGTCCCCGTGCAGGTGCACGGGGACGTCGAGGCCAGCGTCAAGGTCATCGTCGTTCCGAAGCTCTAGGGCTTCAACCTCGATCTCAGGATGAGGCGGGCCGCTTGTAAGCGGCCCGTTTTTGATTCATCCTTGGGGCATGGAACGGCGGGGGAGGATAAGGAGCGTCGGTGCCGGGCCGGAGGCGGCCCGCGTACCGCCGCACGACCTGGAGGCCGAGCGGGCCGTGATCGGGGCGATGCTCGTCTCGGAGGCTGCGGTCTCCACCGTCGCCGAGAAGCTCGCCGCCGAGGACTTCTACTCGGAGACGCACCGCATCATCTACTCGGCGATGATGCGGCTCTACTCCCGCGGGGACCCCATAGACCAGCTCACGCTCACCAACGAGCTGCGTGGCAGCGGCGAGTTCGACAAGGTCGGCGGACGAGCCTACATCTTCGAGATCGTCGAGAGCGTCCCGACGACGGCGAACGTCTCCCGCTACGCCGACATAGTGCGCTCGAAAGCCATCCTCAGGGCCGTGATAGACGCCTCGAGCCGCATCGCCGAGGACGCCTTCCGGGAACCGGAGGACGTGGGGGAGGCGCTCGATGCCGCCGAGCAACTCATCTACAGCATCTCCAACCGGCGTCTCAAGGAGCAGCTCTCCCCGGTCTCCGAGCTCGCGCCTGGGGCGCTGGAGATGATCCAGCAGCTCTACGAGTCCGAGGGGGAGGTGACCGGGGTCGAGACCGGCTTCGAGGACCTCGACCGCCTGACGACGGGCTTCCACAAGAGCGACCTCATCATCCTCGCCGCCCGGCCCGCGATGGGGAAGTGCGTGAAGTGGGACAACCTGGTCGTAGACCCGGAGAGCGGCGAGAGGTTGACGATCGAGGAGTGCGTTAAGCGCCGGCTGCCCCGCGTATCGAACGTCTCCGAAGCCGGAGAGCTGCAGACTACCGACATCTCGGACTGGATAGACAGCGGCGTGAAGCCGTGCTACCGCGTCGTCACCCGTACCGGTCGCAGCGTCGAGGTCACCGGTCACCACCCGTTTCTGACGGTGAAGGGATGGACGCCGCTGCACGACCTCGAGGTAGGCGATAGCATCGCCGTGCCGCGCGGGTTGCCGGTGTTCGGGAGCGACGAGACGTGGCCCCTGGGCCGGGTCCGGTTGCTCGCTTACTTCATCGCCGAGGGTGGACTGACCCGCGAATGTCCGAAGTGGACGAACGCGGATCCCCAGCTCGTAGAGGACTTCCGCCGGTGCATCGGGGAGCAGTTCCCCGACGCGGTCGTGACGAAGGAGCCCCATCGCCCGTACGACTACAAGGTCGTGGGCAATGGAGAGCGGCGAGGGATGAACAGTAATCCCGTCACCGCCTGGCTGAAAGAGCTTGGCCTCATGGGCAAGTATGCCGGGGACAAATCGTTCCCTTCGCTCGTCTGGCGGTGGAGCCGGCGCTACCTGGCCGAGTTCCTGCGCGTGCTGTTCAGTTGCGACGGGACCATCTACGGGTTGGGGAAGCATCCGCGCATCGAGTTCAGCGTCGGCTCCGAACGGCTCGCCCGCGACGTCCACCACGCCCTCCTGCGCTTCGGCATCGTCGCCAAGCTCTGGCGAAAGAAGGAGCGGTGCTGGAGGGTTGAGATCACCGCCCCCGACTCCGTGTTGCGCTACCAGGCGGAGATCGGCTGGATCGGGGAGAAGGCCCTCCGGTTTGCGGGCGGGGCTTTCGCGGAGCGCGAGCTGCCGAAGCGCGGTCCCAACTACGGCCACCCCCCAAGGGAGGTCTGGGAGCTGGTGCGCGAGGCCGCCGCGCGGCGGGGCCTGAGCCTCTCGGAGCTGGGACGGCGCGCTCGAGAGACGGAGAGGCATGGCAGGCGCGCCGGCTACAACCCGCACACCAACAGGAACCTGCCCGCCTATCGGCTGGCGCGGTATGCAGAGGTTCTGAACGATGAAAGACTTGCGCGCATAGCCAGCCCGGATCTCTTGTGGGACGAGATCGTCTCCATAGAGTACGTGGGAGAACACCGGGTCTACGACCTGACCGTGCCCGAAGGG
This genomic stretch from Rubrobacter naiadicus harbors:
- the rplI gene encoding 50S ribosomal protein L9; the encoded protein is MQVILTQDVEKVGNRGEIVDVSRGYVRNFLVPRGLAEVATPAKLEEARRRMQEAAERERRLAERAVEIAETLNKSVITIEARTGEDERLFGSITAANIAEAIEQARGIHLDRRKIRLEEPIRSLGTHQVPVQVHGDVEASVKVIVVPKL
- the dnaB gene encoding replicative DNA helicase; translation: MERRGRIRSVGAGPEAARVPPHDLEAERAVIGAMLVSEAAVSTVAEKLAAEDFYSETHRIIYSAMMRLYSRGDPIDQLTLTNELRGSGEFDKVGGRAYIFEIVESVPTTANVSRYADIVRSKAILRAVIDASSRIAEDAFREPEDVGEALDAAEQLIYSISNRRLKEQLSPVSELAPGALEMIQQLYESEGEVTGVETGFEDLDRLTTGFHKSDLIILAARPAMGKCVKWDNLVVDPESGERLTIEECVKRRLPRVSNVSEAGELQTTDISDWIDSGVKPCYRVVTRTGRSVEVTGHHPFLTVKGWTPLHDLEVGDSIAVPRGLPVFGSDETWPLGRVRLLAYFIAEGGLTRECPKWTNADPQLVEDFRRCIGEQFPDAVVTKEPHRPYDYKVVGNGERRGMNSNPVTAWLKELGLMGKYAGDKSFPSLVWRWSRRYLAEFLRVLFSCDGTIYGLGKHPRIEFSVGSERLARDVHHALLRFGIVAKLWRKKERCWRVEITAPDSVLRYQAEIGWIGEKALRFAGGAFAERELPKRGPNYGHPPREVWELVREAAARRGLSLSELGRRARETERHGRRAGYNPHTNRNLPAYRLARYAEVLNDERLARIASPDLLWDEIVSIEYVGEHRVYDLTVPEGANFVAQDIFVHNTAFALNAIWHAAGVQKKPVAIFSLEMSKEQLVQRLISQTTRIRAQDLRSGNVKPEDWPKLVRGVAEVSKAPIWIDDTAGISLMEMRAKVRRLSSRLLAQEGRPLALVVVDYLQLMVGQSRENRQQEIAEISRGLKVLARDLDVPVLAIAQLSRAVEQRHDKRPLLSDLRDSGAIEQDADLVMFLYRDEYYNPDSDDKGIAEVIVGKHRNGPTGKVQLAWMEQYTKFASLAKGL